The stretch of DNA GATCTTAAGAGCTAACAAGCGATGCAAGCAATACAAATTATGAAAGTAATCGAAGCATGATATGACTAATCAAGCACCCTATTTAGCTTAGTAACATATAATATGTCAATTACTCGAGGCCACGAGCAGGAGACAAGGGAGAACGAAGAGGCACGAAGAGAACCCACAAAGACTAGACCGACCAAGAGAGCATATTCTAGACGAGCCATCCATTGGGAAGTTCTTTAGTTGAAGAAATTATTGGATTTGACTTGGAACCATGACACTAAAATTTCACGAGTTGTTTTGTTCATCCTGAAAAATGTACTCGTGAGGGGAAGTTTGAGTTCCAGAAGCCAAGTATCAGTCATCAATGAATAAATTCCAATCCCATCACAAGTTATATAGACCAGCCGTTATATTTCACGGCTAAACCCAAGTATCAGATAATCCTGCATCATTGTTTACCAGAATCAATAAACGGCATATCCCcaaatataacaacatttgaatTTTACCAAATGTTGACCCTGGATATGATATTCCGTAAAGATCAATCAATCACGTACCTGAGGCTTTTTTGCAAATTTGGTGTTAGGGGGATAACCCACGCATTCATTACGATAAGCATAAAGTAGCACATCTCAAATTGTGTCTCAAACCAACCAAGCACAAGGTTTCCATAGGGATCAACATATCAAAAGGAGAGAGAGCACTTTAGGAACATAGTCGACTCTTGAGTTTAGGGCCAAAATAGAGACACATCTTCTTTCTCGAGCTTAACCAAATACATTGAAGAAAACAGACCATCCAGTGTAACTTTGACTTCGCACTTGAAAAGAGGGCCGAAAGCAGAAACCTTCAACTCCTTTaaactgcaaaaaaatatataaagtgacTTCAAAATAAGTCTTACCAGCACTTAAATTTGCAGAGATAAAAAGTTGTATAACCCGATGCATACACATACCCTTTGGCGTAGAATTCTAGTAGCCACCACCTCTGGGGCGGTCATATGGAGCACGGCTGTGCCTCTCACCTCCTGGACCTCCACGGCTGCCACCATCCCTGCTACGTCCTCCAGAACGCTCTCCACTGCGGTCAGGTCCATAGCGACTACCTCCACCATCCCTACTACCATACCTATCATCCTTTGCACTGTACCTATCATCCTTTGAGCTGTACCTATCATCTTTTGAGCTGTACCTATCCTCCTTTCCACCGTACCTATCATCTTTCGCACCATACCTATCATCTTTAGCACTGTACCTATCGTCCTTTGAGCTATACCTTCCCCCACCATCTCTACTACTCTCAGAAGGACACTCCCTGGCAAAATGTCCAGGCTTGCCACATTTAAAGCAGTCTCCACCACCTCGTCCACCAGAGGGACGGCTACGATCACGGTCATATCCACGATCACGACTACGGTCTCCATCATGATCTCTGCCTGACCCACCCTGATGTGGCTGGGCTTTATCAACAGTTATAGTTCGCCCATCTAAATCCATTCCATTCATTGCTGTAATAGCTTCATCCATAGCTTTTTTCTCATCAAAAGTGATGAACCCAAAACCACGGGAGCGACCA from Camelina sativa cultivar DH55 chromosome 9, Cs, whole genome shotgun sequence encodes:
- the LOC104710426 gene encoding glycine-rich RNA-binding protein RZ1A-like — its product is MSEDPEYRCFIGGLAWSTSDRGLRDAFEKYGHLVEAKVVLDKFSGRSRGFGFITFDEKKAMDEAITAMNGMDLDGRTITVDKAQPHQGGSGRDHDGDRSRDRGYDRDRSRPSGGRGGGDCFKCGKPGHFARECPSESSRDGGGRYSSKDDRYSAKDDRYGAKDDRYGGKEDRYSSKDDRYSSKDDRYSAKDDRYGSRDGGGSRYGPDRSGERSGGRSRDGGSRGGPGGERHSRAPYDRPRGGGY